The Manis javanica isolate MJ-LG chromosome 6, MJ_LKY, whole genome shotgun sequence genome contains a region encoding:
- the LOC140850204 gene encoding lysine-specific demethylase 4D-like: MMSQPSCTQNPSCRIMTFYPTEEEFNDFEKYIIYMESQGAHRAGVAKIIPPKGWEARKTYDDIGDILIPSPLQQDVLGRAGVFTQYSKKKKAMTVGEYRDLAKSGKYQAPPHADFDDLERKFWKTRLYSSPIYGADVNGSLFAKNTKQWNLRHLGTIQDLLEQECGVVIEGVNTPYLYFGMWKTTFAWHTEDMDLYSINYVHFGEPKTWYAVPPEHGWRLEHLAKELFPASAHSCGAFLRHKVALISPTVLRDNRIPFSRVTQEAGEFIVTFPYGYHAGFNHGFNCAEAINFAMPRWIDYGKAASQCSCGEARVSFPIDVFVRTLQPERYELWKRGQDREAVNHVAPAAMGSQELGTWKELWATRRATLGLRDLPPRRSLSPARNVAVGRGGHRRAPRLPASRRHVQASVPPSVAQGRDATCRSVERGSALLTTQDPSDLGLHPTGRRGPGRRPREQGTQELTDQAPAKKRLLLSTACAAQDPDVQALSSGGPSLDNSAPPSPASVHSAKASGCCSFPAP, encoded by the coding sequence ATGATGTCTCAGCCAAGCTGTACCCAGAACCCAAGTTGTAGAATCATGACCTTCTACCCAACTGaagaagagtttaatgattttgagaaatacattatttatatggaatctcaaggtgcACACCGAGCAGGTGTGGCCAAGATAATCCCCCCCAAGGGGTGGGAAGCCAGGAAGACCTACGATGACATCGGTGACATCCTaatcccctctcccctccagcaGGACGTCCTGGGTAGGGCTGGTGTGTTCACTCAGTACTCCAAAAAGAAGAAGGCCATGACGGTCGGGGAGTATCGTGACCTGGCGAAGAGTGGTAAATATCAGGCACCACCACACGCAGATTTTGACGATTTGGAGCGAAAATTCTGGAAAACCCGGCTCTACAGTTCACCAATCTATGGCGCTGACGTCAACGGCTCCTTATTTGCTAAAAACACCAAGCAGTGGAACCTCAGACACCTGGGAACCATTCAGgatctgctggagcaggagtgtGGGGTGGTCATCGAAGGTGTCAACACACCCTACCTGTACTTCGGGATGTGGAAGACCACGTTCGCGTGGCACACGGAGGACATGGACTTATACAGTATCAACTATGTGCACTTTGGGGAGCCCAAAACGTGGTATGCAGTGCCCCCGGAGCATGGCTGGCGCCTGGAACACCTGGCCAAAGAGCTCTTCCCGGCTAGTGCCCACAGCTGTGGGGCCTTCCTGCGGCACAAGGTGGCCCTCATCTCTCCCACTGTCCTCAGGGACAACAGGATCCCCTTCAGTCGGGTCACGCAGGAGGCTGGCGAGTTCATAGTGACATTTCCGTACGGGTACCACGCTGGCTTCAACCACGGCTTCAACTGCGCGGAGGCCATCAACTTTGCCATGCCGCGCTGGATTGATTACGGCAAAGCGGCCTCTCAGTGCAGCTGCGGGGAGGCCAGGGTCAGCTTTCCCATTGATGTCTTCGTGCGCACCCTGCAGCCTGAGCGCTATGAGCTCTGGAAGCGCGGGCAGGACCGGGAGGCAGTGAACCATGTGGCACCTGCAGCAATGGGCAGCCAAGAGCTGGGCACCTGGAAGGAGTTGTGGGCAACCAGGAGAGCCACACTGGGCCTCCGGGACCTGCCGCCCCGCCGCTCACTGAGCCCTGCCAGGAATGTGGCTGTGGGGCGAGGGGGTCACCGCCGCGCCCCTAGGCTGCCCGCATCTCGGCGCCATGTGCAGGCCTCTGTTCCTCCCTCTGTGGCTCAGGGCAGGGATGCCACTTGTCGGTCCGTGGAGCGTGGCTCAGCCCTGCTGACAACCCAGGACCCATCTGACCTGGGTCTCCACCCAACTGGCAGGCGTGGTCCTGGCCGTCGTCCTCGGGAGCAGGGGACTCAGGAGCTGACTGACCAGGCCCCGGCCAAGAAGCGCCTCTTGCTCAGCACAGCATGCGCAGCTCAGGATCCTGATGTTCAGGCCCTTTCTTCAGGTGGACCCTCACTGGATAACTCTGCACCACCGAGCCCTGCATCCGTGCATTCTGCTAAGGCTTCCGGGTGCTGCAGTTTCCCTGCACCCTAA